The Theropithecus gelada isolate Dixy chromosome X, Tgel_1.0, whole genome shotgun sequence genome includes a window with the following:
- the MAGEB10 gene encoding melanoma-associated antigen B10 — MPRGQKSKLRAREKRRQARGELEDLIDALAILEEEEEYLPSPSSCLKDVSQSSLDGTANNPHGLWEALSINTSATAASHTRHTEGVNDQMEEMPRCTQDLAATDNFPRGPLGEKVIMLVHYLLYKYQMKEPITKADMLRNVTHMCKSQFPVILRRASEHLELIFGLDLKEVEPNKHIYVLINKLDLDCDARLSDETSVPKTGLLMTVLGIIFTKGNCAAEEEIWKVFNMMGLYDGIEHFIFGEPRKLLTKDLVKENYLEYQQVPNSDPPRYQFLWGPRAHAETSKMKVLEFLAKINNTVPSEFSTWYTEALQDEEERARARVAAKARISATAGARSKVKSSNSSQLQ; from the coding sequence ATGCCTCGAGGTCAGAAGAGTAAACTCCGTGCCAGGGAAAAGCGCCGTCAGGCCCGAGGAGAGCTGGAAGATTTGATAGATGCTCTGGCCATtttagaagaggaggaagaatacctcccctccccctcttcttGTTTGAAGGATGTTTCCCAGAGTTCACTTGATGGGACAGCCAACAATCCCCATGGACTTTGGGAAGCCCTATCCATCAACACATCTGCTACAGCTGCTTCACACACAAGACATACCGAAGGAGTCAACGACCAAATGGAAGAAATGCCAAGATGCACACAAGATCTAGCAGCCACTGATAACTTTCCCAGAGGCCCTCTAGGTGAGAAAGTAATTATGTTGGTGCATTACTTGCTGTACAAGTACCAAATGAAAGAGCCCATTACAAAGGCAGATATGCTGAGAAATGTGACCCATATGTGCAAGAGCCAGTTCCCCGTAATCCTGAGGAGAGCTTCTGAGCACCTGGAGCTGATCTTTGGTCTTGACCTGAAGGAAGTGGAGCCTAATAAGCACATCTATGTCCTGATCAACAAACTAGATCTAGACTGTGATGCAAGGCTGAGTGATGAAACAAGCGTGCCCAAGACTGGCCTGCTGATGACTGTCCTGGGTATTATCTTCACAAAGGGTAATTGCGCTGCTGAGGAGGAAATCTGGAAAGTGTTTAATATGATGGGGTTATATGATGGAATTGAGCACTTCATTTTTGGGGAGCCCAGGAAGCTTCTTACCAAAGATTTGGTGAAAGAAAATTACCTGGAGTACCAGCAAGTGCCCAACAGTGATCCTCCACGCTATCAATTCCTGTGGGGCCCAAGAGCCCATGCCGAAACCAGCAAGATGAAAGTTCTTGAGTTTTTGGCCAAGATAAATAATACAGTTCCCAGTGAATTCTCAACCTGGTATACAGAGGCTTTGCAAGATGAGGAAGAGAGAGCCAGAGCCAGAGTTGCAGCCAAGGCTCGCATTAGTGCCACAGCCGGTGCACGTTCCAAGGTTAAGTCCAGCAACTCCTCCCAACTGCAGTAA